Proteins co-encoded in one Gossypium arboreum isolate Shixiya-1 chromosome 11, ASM2569848v2, whole genome shotgun sequence genomic window:
- the LOC108470992 gene encoding wee1-like protein kinase — MNNDNCPRNFKFIFSLLPPTKKVEVKKYCEKCILYNLPHERAKERKRDWLMKRRGAKRPSNKMKGTLGKHFQVQFHHHQSSSATSSSIFTRNLLDFGSQDDPSTSVPDLDAADDKDFILSQDFFCTPDYITPDNQNLMNGFDCNKEHIPCPKSPEKLNTLKSKRPRQDGILVNPLSPTLSGSQQIVELASDNFDADEGNLEKTIISGVQKTKNYVSQSAVALRCRVMPPPCIKNPYLKDASEVDTDPFGNQRSKCAGFFPAIIGGDGLSRYHTDFHEIEQIGTGHFSRVFKVLKRIDGCLYAVKHSTRPLHQETERRKALMEVQALAALGSHENIVGYYSSWFENEQLYIQMELCDYSLSRKSSTQLFTEGEFLRAMHQMAKALQFIHEKGIVHLDVKPDNVYVKNGVYKLGDFGCATLLNKNLPVEEGDARYMPQEILNENYDHLDKVDIFSLGVTIYELIRGSPLPESGPQFLREGKLPLLPGYSLQFQNLLKVMVDHDPVRRPSAKELVENPIFDKVSKNTKA, encoded by the exons ATGAATAATGACAATTGCCCGCGCAATTTCAAATTCATTTTCTCCCTCCTCCCACCCACCAAAAAAGTAGAAGTAAAAAAATACTGTGAAAAATGCATTTTATATAATCTCCCGCACGAGCGTGCCAAGGAGAGAAAGAGAGATTGGTTGATGAAGAGGAGAGGAGCGAAGCGGCCAAGTAATAAGATGAAAGGGACATTGGGGAAGCACTTTCAAGTTCAGTTCCACCACCACCAATCATCTTCCGCGACCTCATCCTCCATCTTCACCCGGAACCTTCTAGATTTCGGATCTCAGGATGACCCTTCCACTTCCGTTCCCGACCTCGACGCCGCCGATGACAAAGATTTCATTCTCAGTCAAGACTTCTTCTG CACTCCTGATTATATCACCCCTGATAATCAGAACCTGATGAACGGCTTTGATTGCAACAAG GAACATATTCCTTGCCCTAAGTCGCCGGAGAAGCTGAATACTCTCAAAAGCAAGAGACCTCGACAAG ATGGTATCCTGGTAAATCCCCTCAGCCCTACATTATCTGGCTCTCAACAGATAGTGGAACTTGCCAGTGACAACTTTGATGCAGATGAAGGCAACCTAGAAAAAACAATAATATCTGGAGTACAGAAGACGAAAAATTATGTTTCTCAATCTGCTGTTGCTCTACGATGTCGGGTTATGCCACCTCCTTGTATTAAAAACCCATATCTAAAGGATGCTTCAGAAGTTGACACTGATCCTTTTGGAAATCAAAGATCAAAGTGTGCAG GTTTCTTCCCTGCAATCATTGGTGGAGATGGCCTTTCACGCTATCACACAGATTTTCATGAGATTGAG CAAATTGGTACTGGGCATTTCAGTCGAGTTTTCAAAGTTTTAAAGAGAATTGATGGTTGCTTGTATGCTGTGAAACATAGTACACGGCCATTGCATCAAGAAACTGAGAG GAGAAAAGCCTTGATGGAAGTTCAAGCTTTAGCAGCACTAG GATCTCATGAAAACATTGTTGGATATTACTCTTCTTGGTTTGAAAACGAGCAACTTTATATTCAAATGGAGCTATGTGATtacagcttgtctagaaaatcgTCTACTCAACTGTTCACAGAAGGAGAATTCCTGAGAGCCATGCATCAG ATGGCAAAGGCACTGCAGTTTATACATGAAAAAGGAATAGTTCATTTGGATGTAAAACCTGATAATGTATATGTGAAGAATGGTGTTTATAAGcttggtgattttggatgtgcAACTCTCCTAAATAAGAATCTGCCAGTTGAAGAGGGTGATGCACGTTATATGCCTCAAGAAATCCTAAATGAGAACTATGATCATCTAGACAAGGTTGATATCTTCTCTTTAGGAGTTACTATTTATGAGCTTATTAGGGGATCACCTTTGCCAGAATCAGGACCTCAGTTTCTTAGAGAAGGAAAGCTGCCACTGCTTCCTGGGTATTCCctacaatttcaaaatttactcAAG GTCATGGTGGATCATGATCCAGTACGGCGTCCTTCCGCAAAGGAATTAGTTGAAAATCCAATTTTTGACAAGGTTTCGAAAAATACAAAAGCCTGA
- the LOC108473051 gene encoding nuclear transcription factor Y subunit B-4-like — protein sequence MTDKIGIDSYREGHKYDFGGGGGASGEDGFIKEQDRLLPIANVGRIMKQILPPNAKVSKEAKETMQECVSEFISFVTGEASDKCHREKRKTVNGDDICWALATLGFDNYAEQLKRYLQRYREQEGERANQNSAGNVHEGKEETSTYRGELQSSLSLGRFEICKSIW from the coding sequence ATGACGGATAAAATAGGGATTGATTCATATAGAGAAGGGCACAAGTACGACTTTGGTGGTGGTGGGGGTGCCTCAGGCGAGGATGGGTTCATTAAGGAACAAGATAGGTTGCTACCGATAGCCAACGTTGGACGAATCATGAAGCAGATACTACCTCCTAATGCAAAGGTGTCCAAAGAAGCTAAAGAAACCATGCAAGAATGTGTGTCGGAGTTCATTAGCTTCGTCACAGGTGAAGCATCGGATAAGTGTCACAGGGAAAAGCGCAAGACTGTTAACGGGGATGACATTTGTTGGGCACTTGCAACACTGGGGTTTGATAACTATGCTGAGCAATTAAAGAGGTATTTGCAAAGGTATAGGGAACAGGAAGGAGAAAGAGCTAACCAGAATAGCGCAGGGAACGTCCACGAAGGAAAGGAAGAAACGTCAACTTACAGAGGCGAACTGCAGAGCTCGCTCTCTCTAGGGCGTTTTGAAATATGTAAAAGCATATGGTGA